A stretch of the Streptomyces ortus genome encodes the following:
- the folP gene encoding dihydropteroate synthase, with the protein MLRLGRREFDAHEPVIMAIVNRTPDSFYDQGATFRDEPALARVEQAVSEGAAIIDIGGVKAGPGEEVTAEEEARRTVGFVAEVRRRFPDVVISVDTWRHEVGEAVCEAGADLLNDAWGGVDPRLAEVAGRYGVGIVCTHAGGALPRTRPHRVAYEDVMADILRVTVGLAERAVSLGVPRESVMIDPGHDFGKNTRHSLEATRRLGEMVSTGWPVLVSLSNKDFVGETLDRPVKERVVGTLATTAVSAWLGARVYRVHEVAETRQVLDMVASIAGHRPPTVARRGLA; encoded by the coding sequence ATGCTCAGGCTGGGCAGGCGCGAGTTCGACGCGCACGAGCCGGTGATCATGGCGATCGTGAACCGGACCCCGGACTCCTTCTACGACCAGGGAGCCACCTTCCGCGACGAGCCGGCGCTCGCGCGCGTGGAGCAGGCGGTGTCCGAGGGAGCCGCCATCATCGACATCGGCGGGGTCAAGGCCGGACCCGGCGAGGAGGTGACCGCCGAGGAGGAGGCACGGCGGACCGTCGGGTTCGTCGCCGAGGTGCGGCGCCGCTTCCCCGACGTGGTCATCAGCGTCGACACCTGGCGGCACGAGGTCGGCGAGGCCGTCTGCGAGGCCGGCGCGGACCTGCTGAACGACGCCTGGGGCGGGGTCGACCCGCGGCTCGCCGAGGTCGCCGGGCGGTACGGGGTGGGGATCGTGTGCACGCACGCGGGCGGTGCGCTGCCTCGTACGCGGCCTCATCGCGTCGCCTACGAGGACGTCATGGCGGACATTCTGCGGGTGACGGTGGGGCTGGCCGAGCGGGCGGTGTCCCTCGGGGTGCCCCGGGAATCCGTGATGATCGATCCCGGGCACGACTTCGGGAAGAACACGCGGCATTCCCTGGAGGCGACGCGGCGGCTCGGGGAGATGGTGTCCACGGGGTGGCCTGTGCTGGTGTCGTTGTCCAACAAGGACTTCGTGGGCGAGACGCTCGACCGGCCGGTCAAGGAGCGGGTGGTGGGGACGCTTGCGACGACCGCGGTGTCGGCGTGGTTGGGGGCGCGGGTGTATCGGGTGCATGAGGTTGCGGAGACGCGGCAGGTGCTCGACATGGTGGCGTCGATCGCGGGCCACCGTCCGCCGACGGTGGCCCGGCGGGGGCTGGCGTAG
- a CDS encoding DivIVA domain-containing protein: MFMFLFLVVALVVVVGAVTLSVVGGGDGGALPDALPERLRDPLPPDRPVHRGDVEALRFPLTLRGYRMVDVDDALNRLGAELAERDARIADLEAALSGARSATAPPAAPSATASPVTSLEKPAEEDHR; the protein is encoded by the coding sequence ATGTTCATGTTCCTGTTCCTGGTCGTCGCCCTCGTCGTCGTGGTCGGCGCGGTGACCCTCTCCGTCGTGGGAGGCGGTGACGGCGGCGCCCTCCCCGACGCGCTGCCGGAGCGCCTGCGGGATCCGCTTCCGCCGGACCGCCCCGTGCACCGCGGCGACGTGGAGGCACTGCGCTTCCCGCTGACCCTGCGCGGCTACCGCATGGTGGACGTGGACGACGCCCTGAACCGCCTCGGCGCCGAACTGGCCGAGCGGGACGCCCGTATCGCCGACCTGGAGGCCGCGCTGTCCGGCGCCCGCTCGGCCACGGCCCCTCCCGCGGCTCCGTCCGCGACGGCCTCCCCGGTCACCTCCCTGGAGAAGCCCGCGGAGGAGGACCACCGGTGA
- a CDS encoding DNA-3-methyladenine glycosylase I: MSDALKGADGALRCPWALSADDYVAYHDEEWGRPVHGDDALYERLCLEAFQSGLSWITILRRREGFRAAFAAFRIADVAAFTDADKERLLADTGIIRNRAKIEATVANARVLADWAPGELDELIWSFAPDPATRPAPKSLSDVPAVTDESTALSKTLKKRGIRFVGPTTAYALMQACGLVDDHLADCASRARPAATAPGTSASPC; encoded by the coding sequence GTGAGCGACGCCCTGAAGGGCGCCGACGGTGCCCTGCGCTGCCCCTGGGCGCTGTCCGCGGACGACTACGTGGCGTACCACGACGAGGAGTGGGGCCGCCCGGTCCACGGCGACGACGCGCTGTACGAGCGGCTGTGCCTGGAGGCCTTCCAGTCAGGTCTGTCGTGGATCACCATCCTGCGTCGCCGTGAGGGCTTCCGGGCCGCCTTCGCGGCCTTCCGGATCGCCGACGTGGCGGCCTTCACGGACGCCGACAAGGAACGTCTCCTCGCCGATACGGGGATCATCCGCAACCGCGCCAAGATCGAGGCGACGGTCGCCAACGCGCGCGTGCTCGCCGACTGGGCGCCGGGCGAACTGGACGAGCTGATCTGGTCCTTCGCCCCCGACCCGGCCACGCGCCCGGCCCCGAAGTCGCTGTCCGACGTGCCGGCGGTGACCGACGAGTCGACCGCCCTGTCCAAGACCCTCAAGAAGCGCGGCATCCGCTTCGTGGGCCCCACCACGGCCTACGCGCTGATGCAGGCGTGCGGCCTGGTCGACGACCACTTGGCGGACTGCGCGTCCCGTGCCCGGCCCGCGGCTACCGCCCCAGGTACTTCGGCTTCTCCTTGTTGA
- a CDS encoding enoyl-CoA hydratase/isomerase family protein: MADTVLYEVSDGLATITLNRPEAMNAMDTATKVALREAAQAAAADESVRAVLLTAAGDRAFCVGQDLKEHVGGLLAARESGAGEGVMSTVQEHYNPIVRALTGAAKPVVAAINGVAAGAGFGFALAADYRIVADTAAFNTSFAGVALTADSGISWTLPRVVGPSRAADLLLFPRSITAQEAYELGIANRIVPSAELAAEAVKVARALAGGPTLAYAALKESLAFGITHSLDETLEKEDELQSRAGASEDHLIAVQAFVNKEKPKYLGR; the protein is encoded by the coding sequence ATGGCCGACACCGTGCTCTACGAGGTGAGCGACGGACTCGCGACGATCACGCTGAACCGCCCCGAGGCGATGAACGCGATGGACACCGCGACCAAGGTGGCCCTCCGCGAGGCGGCGCAGGCGGCAGCGGCGGACGAGTCCGTACGGGCCGTGCTGCTCACCGCCGCCGGCGACCGGGCGTTCTGTGTGGGCCAGGACCTCAAGGAGCATGTCGGCGGACTGCTGGCGGCACGCGAGTCGGGCGCGGGCGAGGGCGTCATGAGCACGGTCCAGGAGCACTACAACCCGATCGTGCGGGCCCTGACGGGCGCGGCGAAGCCGGTGGTGGCGGCCATCAACGGCGTCGCGGCCGGTGCGGGATTCGGATTCGCGCTCGCCGCGGACTACCGCATCGTGGCCGACACGGCCGCGTTCAACACGTCGTTCGCCGGGGTCGCGCTCACCGCCGACTCCGGGATCTCCTGGACGCTCCCCCGGGTCGTCGGGCCTTCCCGCGCCGCCGACCTGCTGCTCTTCCCGCGCAGCATCACGGCGCAGGAGGCGTACGAGCTGGGGATCGCCAATCGGATCGTGCCGTCCGCCGAGCTGGCCGCCGAGGCGGTGAAGGTCGCCCGCGCCCTGGCCGGGGGGCCGACCCTCGCGTACGCCGCGCTCAAGGAGTCCCTCGCGTTCGGGATCACGCACTCCTTGGACGAGACCTTGGAGAAGGAGGACGAGCTGCAGTCGCGGGCCGGGGCGTCCGAGGATCACCTGATCGCCGTACAGGCGTTCGTCAACAAGGAGAAGCCGAAGTACCTGGGGCGGTAG
- a CDS encoding DUF3117 domain-containing protein: MAAMKPRTGDGPLEVTKEGRGIVMRVPLEGGGRLVVELTPDEADALGDALKKVVG, encoded by the coding sequence ATGGCGGCCATGAAGCCGCGGACGGGCGATGGCCCGCTCGAGGTGACAAAGGAGGGGCGGGGCATCGTCATGCGCGTTCCGCTCGAAGGCGGCGGTCGGCTCGTTGTGGAGCTGACCCCCGACGAGGCTGACGCGCTCGGCGACGCCCTCAAGAAGGTCGTCGGCTGA
- a CDS encoding O-methyltransferase, translating into MCGFPAATDTVTPRQPRGQERAITGNRLTSWAFADAFVAEDETLHWARERAREAGLRSVSPGTGAALRLLAATVDAKAVAEIGTGTGVSGIHLLHGMRPDGVLTTVDPEPEHQQFARQAFRASGFASNRARFIPGRALDVLPRLADAGYDLVFCDGDRLECLDYLAESLRLLRVGGLVVFEGVFANGRTVESGPQPTEVLRLRELLRTIRESQELVPSLLPVGDGLLCAVKR; encoded by the coding sequence ATCTGCGGGTTCCCGGCGGCAACGGATACAGTCACGCCCAGGCAACCACGGGGACAGGAGAGGGCCATTACCGGCAACCGGCTGACGAGCTGGGCGTTCGCCGACGCCTTTGTCGCCGAGGACGAGACACTGCACTGGGCCCGGGAGCGGGCCCGGGAGGCAGGCCTGCGCTCGGTGTCGCCCGGCACGGGCGCCGCGCTGCGACTGCTCGCCGCCACCGTGGACGCGAAGGCGGTCGCGGAGATCGGTACCGGAACCGGAGTCTCCGGTATTCATCTGCTGCACGGCATGCGGCCGGACGGCGTACTGACGACGGTGGATCCCGAGCCGGAACATCAGCAGTTCGCGCGTCAGGCCTTCCGCGCGTCCGGCTTCGCCAGCAACCGGGCCCGCTTCATCCCGGGCCGCGCGCTGGACGTCCTGCCCCGGCTCGCGGACGCGGGCTACGACCTCGTCTTCTGCGACGGCGACCGGCTGGAGTGCCTCGACTACCTCGCTGAATCGTTGCGCCTGCTGCGGGTGGGCGGCCTCGTCGTCTTCGAAGGCGTGTTCGCGAACGGGCGCACGGTGGAGTCGGGCCCGCAGCCGACGGAGGTGCTGCGGCTGCGCGAACTGCTGCGCACGATCCGCGAGAGCCAGGAGCTGGTCCCCTCGCTATTGCCGGTGGGCGACGGCCTGCTGTGCGCGGTCAAGCGCTGA
- the sigE gene encoding RNA polymerase sigma factor SigE, translated as MLRRLLRSSGEPKSVNNTADRSRIADSAQTATFTSDADSQAWTPPTWEEIVSTHSGRVYRLAYRLTGNQHDAEDLTQEVFVRVFRSLSTYTPGTFEGWLHRITTNLFLDMVRRKQRIRFDALGDDAAERLPSREPSPQQVFNDTHFDADVQQALDTLAPEFRAAVVLCDIEGLSYEEIAATLGVKLGTVRSRIHRGRSQLRKALAHRSPEARAERRGFAVTGVPALGGGGTNA; from the coding sequence GTGCTCCGGCGCCTGCTCAGATCGTCGGGGGAGCCGAAATCCGTGAACAACACCGCTGACCGATCCCGCATCGCTGACTCCGCTCAGACCGCGACCTTCACGTCCGACGCGGACTCGCAGGCGTGGACCCCTCCCACGTGGGAGGAGATCGTCAGCACACACAGCGGCCGGGTGTACCGGCTCGCGTACCGCCTGACGGGCAACCAGCACGACGCCGAGGACCTGACGCAGGAAGTCTTCGTGCGGGTCTTCCGCTCCTTGTCGACCTACACGCCCGGCACCTTCGAGGGCTGGCTCCACCGCATCACCACCAACCTCTTCCTGGACATGGTCCGCCGCAAGCAGCGCATCCGTTTCGACGCCCTCGGCGACGACGCGGCCGAGCGCCTGCCCAGCCGCGAGCCCTCCCCGCAGCAGGTCTTCAACGACACGCACTTCGACGCGGACGTCCAGCAGGCCCTCGACACCCTGGCGCCGGAGTTCCGCGCCGCGGTCGTCCTGTGCGACATCGAGGGACTTTCGTACGAGGAGATCGCCGCGACCCTGGGCGTCAAGCTCGGTACGGTCCGCAGCCGCATCCACCGCGGTCGCTCCCAGCTCCGCAAGGCGCTCGCCCACCGCTCTCCCGAGGCCCGTGCCGAGCGCCGCGGTTTCGCGGTCACCGGTGTGCCCGCTTTGGGAGGAGGGGGCACGAACGCGTGA
- a CDS encoding anti-sigma factor family protein, whose amino-acid sequence MSGSRLNPADGPLAEEHLGDRLSALVDGELGHEARERVLAHLATCAKCKSEADEQRRLKNVFAEVAPPPPSESFLARLQGLPGGGDSDGDSSRLGRGAFGASGVFDMTPDSFGYLPSGPHATTLPSEERGFRIHDIGKREAERSASRGLRFAAAAAGAVSLAAIALGGVSTGVPTDTVDARGSSGNGSNVTPMRTTSTTGATSSESQRRRSLAPLVAQGQRSFGNEGGAQTELSAPLLPGVPTPAPGLSSPGEQNTGSHSMRTLTAPVVVGAAAMSPLIRPFAPTPKVTLTTWSSGPEFEASVLSAVPSFDPSASPAPSSSG is encoded by the coding sequence GTGAGTGGATCACGGCTGAATCCTGCCGACGGACCCCTGGCCGAGGAGCACCTCGGCGACCGACTTTCCGCCCTGGTGGACGGTGAACTCGGCCATGAGGCGCGCGAGCGCGTCCTGGCCCACCTCGCCACCTGCGCGAAGTGCAAGTCGGAGGCCGACGAGCAGCGACGACTGAAGAACGTGTTCGCGGAGGTCGCCCCGCCGCCCCCGTCCGAGAGTTTCCTGGCCAGACTGCAGGGACTCCCCGGAGGAGGCGACTCGGACGGCGACAGCTCGCGACTGGGCCGGGGAGCGTTCGGAGCGTCCGGAGTCTTCGACATGACGCCCGACTCATTCGGCTACCTGCCCTCCGGCCCCCATGCGACGACGCTCCCTTCGGAAGAGCGCGGCTTCCGCATCCATGACATCGGCAAGCGCGAGGCCGAGCGCTCCGCCTCCCGGGGACTGCGCTTCGCCGCGGCGGCGGCCGGTGCCGTCTCGCTCGCCGCGATCGCGCTCGGCGGGGTCTCGACCGGCGTACCGACCGACACCGTGGACGCACGCGGGAGTTCGGGCAACGGAAGCAACGTGACCCCGATGCGCACGACGAGCACGACCGGCGCCACGAGTTCCGAGTCGCAGCGCCGCCGTTCGCTCGCACCGCTGGTCGCCCAGGGACAGCGTTCCTTCGGCAACGAAGGGGGCGCGCAGACCGAGCTGTCCGCGCCGCTGCTGCCCGGCGTCCCGACGCCCGCGCCCGGACTGTCCTCGCCCGGTGAGCAGAACACCGGCTCGCACTCGATGCGCACGCTGACCGCCCCCGTGGTGGTGGGCGCCGCCGCGATGTCCCCTCTGATACGTCCGTTCGCGCCGACCCCGAAGGTCACGCTGACCACGTGGTCATCGGGACCGGAGTTCGAGGCGTCTGTGCTGTCGGCCGTGCCGTCCTTCGACCCGTCCGCCTCACCCGCTCCTTCCTCCTCGGGCTGA
- a CDS encoding trypsin-like peptidase domain-containing protein has product MDEGKPTKPKWWSRPRTHGPDPAPADSVPTGDGASGSHGGDMDGDFELEKPVGSSTDTGTGGTAVGAGDGVSAPAPGERPRPLHDPDPYSTPPYGGPGPWAPAPPVQHPGTTPDRAAARDAPGQAASGASAPHGAVSSAPQASVPPADVSYTPAPEASGPHGAASQAAGPPAPASHVPGQPSTVSSAPDAGGPRAFGSDATVSSVSAPHAGASGGPGSVAGGEGAAVGAGHGAVGNGNPWQNYDPWAAAPFQQHGAAAEAPGRRRRRTGRALVLGAALLALVSGGVGGAVGAYLERTGGIDDVELPQAGVEAKGRAPDSVAGIAASALPSVVTLHVSGSEAQGTGTGFVLDRRGHILTNNHVVEPADGSGGITVTFSGGETAKAEVVGHDSGYDLAVVKVAHVSGLKPLSLGNSDNVQVGDPVVAIGAPFDLENTVTAGIISAKERPITAGGEEGDGSDISYVDALQTDAPINPGNSGGPLVDSKARVIGINSAIRSADSGSDLEGGQSGSIGLGFAIPINQGRRVAEELINTGRATHPVIGVTLDMEYSGDGARVGTKGNDGGSAVTRGGPGARAGIKTGDVITEVDGQRVHSGEELIVKTRSHRPGDRLELTLERDGKERKITLVLGSADGN; this is encoded by the coding sequence ATGGACGAGGGGAAGCCCACGAAGCCGAAGTGGTGGAGCCGGCCACGGACCCATGGGCCGGATCCCGCTCCGGCGGACTCGGTTCCCACGGGGGACGGCGCGAGCGGGTCGCACGGGGGAGACATGGACGGCGACTTCGAACTGGAGAAGCCGGTGGGTAGCAGCACGGATACGGGTACGGGTGGGACGGCTGTCGGTGCGGGCGACGGCGTGAGTGCGCCCGCGCCCGGTGAGCGGCCCAGGCCCCTGCACGATCCGGACCCCTACAGCACACCGCCGTACGGTGGCCCGGGCCCCTGGGCGCCGGCGCCACCGGTGCAGCACCCGGGGACGACGCCGGACCGGGCCGCGGCCCGGGACGCTCCGGGGCAGGCCGCCTCCGGCGCGTCCGCGCCGCACGGGGCTGTCTCGTCGGCCCCGCAGGCGTCCGTGCCGCCTGCGGACGTCTCGTACACCCCCGCCCCGGAAGCGTCCGGCCCGCATGGGGCCGCCTCGCAAGCGGCGGGCCCGCCCGCGCCCGCCTCGCACGTCCCCGGCCAGCCCTCGACCGTATCCTCCGCGCCGGACGCGGGCGGCCCGCGAGCGTTCGGTTCGGACGCGACCGTCTCGTCCGTGTCCGCGCCGCATGCGGGTGCCTCGGGAGGGCCCGGCTCGGTGGCGGGGGGTGAGGGAGCGGCTGTCGGGGCCGGGCACGGCGCCGTCGGGAACGGCAACCCCTGGCAGAACTACGACCCCTGGGCCGCCGCGCCCTTCCAGCAGCACGGGGCCGCCGCCGAGGCGCCGGGCAGGCGCCGCAGGCGGACCGGCCGCGCGCTGGTCCTCGGCGCCGCACTGCTCGCCCTCGTCTCCGGAGGCGTCGGCGGGGCCGTGGGCGCCTATCTGGAGCGGACCGGAGGCATCGACGACGTCGAGCTGCCGCAGGCCGGCGTGGAGGCCAAGGGGCGGGCCCCGGACAGCGTGGCCGGTATCGCGGCCAGCGCGCTGCCCAGCGTGGTGACCCTGCACGTCAGCGGCTCGGAGGCGCAAGGCACCGGCACGGGCTTCGTCCTCGACCGGCGCGGCCACATCCTCACCAACAACCACGTCGTGGAACCGGCGGACGGCAGCGGCGGGATCACCGTCACCTTCAGCGGCGGCGAGACCGCCAAGGCCGAGGTCGTGGGTCACGACAGCGGCTACGACCTCGCCGTGGTCAAGGTCGCCCACGTCAGCGGTCTCAAGCCCCTCTCGCTCGGCAACTCGGACAACGTCCAGGTCGGCGACCCGGTGGTGGCCATCGGCGCGCCCTTCGACCTGGAGAACACCGTCACCGCGGGCATCATCAGCGCCAAGGAGCGCCCCATCACGGCGGGCGGCGAGGAGGGCGACGGCAGCGACATCTCGTACGTGGACGCGCTGCAGACGGACGCCCCGATAAACCCCGGCAACTCCGGCGGCCCCCTGGTCGACTCCAAGGCCCGTGTCATCGGCATCAACAGCGCCATCCGCTCCGCCGACAGCGGCTCCGACCTGGAGGGCGGCCAGTCCGGTTCGATCGGCCTCGGTTTCGCCATACCCATCAACCAGGGCAGGCGCGTCGCCGAGGAGCTCATCAACACGGGCCGGGCCACGCATCCGGTGATCGGCGTGACGCTCGACATGGAGTACTCCGGCGACGGCGCCCGCGTCGGCACCAAGGGTAACGACGGCGGCTCGGCGGTCACCCGGGGCGGCCCCGGCGCCCGGGCCGGCATCAAGACCGGCGACGTCATCACCGAGGTCGACGGGCAGCGGGTGCACTCCGGCGAGGAGCTGATCGTCAAGACGCGGTCCCACCGGCCCGGCGACCGGCTGGAGCTCACGCTGGAGCGGGACGGCAAGGAGCGGAAGATCACCCTCGTCCTCGGCTCGGCCGACGGGAACTGA
- a CDS encoding sec-independent translocase, translating to MFNDIGPLELVTIVVLAVLVFGPEKLPKMIQDVTRTIRKIRDFSESAKADIREELGPEFKDFEFEDLNPKTFIRKQLDNDELGLKEIRNGFDLKKEMAEVTDAVHGRDSDSSSSSSSSTSSSASSSSAGSTGGTVDMTKKPEKSAPDERPPFDADAT from the coding sequence GTGTTCAATGACATAGGACCGCTTGAACTGGTCACGATCGTTGTCCTTGCCGTGCTCGTCTTCGGCCCGGAGAAGCTCCCGAAGATGATCCAGGACGTCACGCGGACCATCCGTAAGATCCGTGACTTCTCGGAGAGCGCCAAGGCGGACATCCGCGAGGAGCTGGGACCGGAGTTCAAGGACTTCGAGTTCGAGGACCTCAACCCCAAGACGTTCATCCGCAAGCAGCTGGACAACGACGAGCTGGGGCTCAAGGAGATCCGTAACGGCTTCGACCTGAAGAAGGAGATGGCCGAGGTCACGGACGCCGTGCACGGCCGCGATTCCGACTCGTCGTCCTCGTCGTCCTCCTCCACCTCTTCTTCCGCCTCGTCCTCGTCGGCGGGCTCCACCGGCGGCACCGTGGACATGACGAAGAAGCCCGAGAAGTCGGCGCCTGACGAGCGCCCGCCGTTCGACGCGGACGCCACCTGA
- a CDS encoding Mrp/NBP35 family ATP-binding protein, whose product MATEDAVREALSTVNDPEIQRPITELGMVKSVEIGADGSVAVAVYLTVSGCPMRDTITKNVTEAVSRVEGVTHVDVTLDVMSDEQRKDLASALRGGQAEREVPFAKPGSLTRVYAVASGKGGVGKSSVTVNLAAAMAADGLKVGVVDADIYGHSVPRMLGAEGRPTQVENMIMPPSANGVKVISIGMFTPGNAPVVWRGPMLHRALQQFLADVYWGDLDVLLLDLPPGTGDIAISVAQLVPNAEILVVTTPQQAAAEVAERAGSIAVQTHQKIVGVVENMAGMPCPHCDEMVDIFGTGGGQSVADGLTRTTGATVPVLGSIPIDVRLREGGDDGRPVVLTDPDSPAGAALRAIAGKLGGRQRGLSGMSLGITPRNKF is encoded by the coding sequence ATGGCTACGGAAGACGCGGTGCGTGAAGCACTGTCGACGGTGAACGACCCCGAGATCCAGCGACCCATCACCGAGCTGGGGATGGTCAAATCGGTGGAGATCGGCGCGGACGGTTCGGTCGCGGTCGCGGTGTACCTGACGGTCTCCGGGTGCCCCATGCGCGACACCATCACGAAGAACGTGACCGAGGCGGTCTCGCGCGTCGAGGGCGTCACGCACGTCGACGTCACCCTGGACGTGATGAGCGACGAGCAGCGCAAGGACCTGGCGTCCGCGCTGCGCGGCGGCCAGGCCGAGCGCGAGGTGCCCTTCGCCAAGCCGGGCTCCCTCACGCGCGTGTACGCGGTCGCCTCCGGCAAGGGCGGCGTCGGCAAGTCGTCCGTGACGGTCAACCTCGCGGCGGCGATGGCCGCGGACGGGCTGAAGGTCGGCGTCGTGGACGCCGACATCTACGGCCACTCCGTGCCGCGCATGCTCGGCGCCGAGGGCCGTCCGACCCAGGTCGAGAACATGATCATGCCGCCGTCGGCGAACGGCGTGAAGGTCATCTCGATCGGCATGTTCACCCCCGGCAACGCGCCGGTCGTGTGGCGCGGCCCGATGCTCCACCGCGCGCTGCAGCAGTTCCTCGCGGACGTGTACTGGGGTGACCTGGACGTGCTGCTCCTGGACCTGCCGCCGGGTACGGGCGACATCGCGATCTCGGTCGCGCAGCTCGTCCCGAACGCGGAGATCCTGGTCGTGACGACTCCTCAGCAGGCCGCGGCGGAGGTCGCCGAGCGGGCCGGGTCGATCGCCGTGCAGACCCACCAGAAGATCGTCGGTGTGGTCGAGAACATGGCGGGCATGCCGTGTCCCCACTGCGACGAGATGGTCGACATCTTCGGTACGGGGGGCGGGCAGTCGGTGGCCGACGGGCTGACCCGCACGACGGGGGCCACCGTGCCGGTGCTCGGTTCGATCCCGATCGACGTGCGGCTGCGCGAGGGCGGGGACGACGGGAGGCCGGTCGTCCTGACGGACCCGGACTCGCCGGCGGGCGCGGCGCTGCGCGCGATCGCGGGCAAGCTGGGTGGGCGTCAGCGGGGTCTGTCGGGCATGTCCTTGGGCATCACCCCCCGGAACAAGTTCTAG
- a CDS encoding DUF1003 domain-containing protein: MAPEREARERAASGTGGAARPRLRLDQPQPPRRRFLPEYDPEAFGRLSERIARFLGTGRFIVWMTFVIILWVVWNVSAPPDLRFDNYPFIFLTLMLSLQASYAAPLILLAQNRQDDRDKVNLEQDRKQNERSIADTEYLTREIAALRVGLGEVATRDWIRSELEDLVKELEERRRDDLGDGRVDRPGERLGDRFGDRFGDRHGVFPAEHPRGRDVDDR, from the coding sequence ATGGCTCCTGAGCGCGAGGCCCGCGAACGGGCGGCCTCCGGGACGGGCGGCGCCGCGCGGCCCCGGCTGCGGCTCGACCAGCCGCAGCCGCCGCGGCGCAGATTCCTGCCCGAGTACGACCCGGAGGCCTTCGGACGGCTCTCCGAGCGGATCGCGCGGTTCCTGGGCACGGGACGGTTCATCGTCTGGATGACGTTCGTCATCATCCTGTGGGTGGTGTGGAACGTGTCCGCGCCGCCTGACCTGCGCTTCGACAACTACCCGTTCATCTTCCTCACCCTGATGCTCTCCCTGCAGGCCTCGTACGCCGCTCCGCTGATCCTCCTCGCGCAGAACCGGCAGGACGACCGCGACAAGGTCAACCTCGAACAGGACCGCAAGCAGAACGAGCGGTCGATCGCGGACACCGAGTATCTGACCCGGGAGATCGCCGCGCTGCGCGTGGGCCTCGGCGAGGTCGCCACCCGGGACTGGATCCGTTCCGAGCTGGAGGACCTGGTCAAGGAGCTGGAGGAGCGCCGCCGCGACGACCTCGGGGACGGGCGGGTCGACCGGCCCGGCGAGCGGCTCGGCGACCGGTTCGGCGACCGGTTCGGCGACCGGCATGGCGTATTCCCGGCAGAACATCCACGGGGACGTGACGTAGACGACCGGTGA